In Salisediminibacterium beveridgei, one DNA window encodes the following:
- a CDS encoding tRNA threonylcarbamoyladenosine dehydratase, with the protein MHHQFSRNELAIGEDGLERLKNKTVAVLGIGGVGSFSAEALVRSGVGRIILVDKDDIDITNVNRQIHALLSTVGKPKVDVMKERMMDINPDCEIIALKMFYTDETYETFFSYQPDYVIDASDTVSYKIHLMKECLNRKIPIISAMGAANKMDPSRLEIADISDTRYDPLAKVIRTRLRKEGIHSGVEVVYSEEQPIVIREEIRQKIVSEQAEKGSIRKAKLPPSSNAFVPSVSGLMMAGHVITRLLDGISIHRNN; encoded by the coding sequence ATGCATCATCAATTTTCAAGAAATGAACTGGCTATCGGTGAAGATGGTCTTGAACGATTGAAAAACAAAACAGTAGCTGTACTCGGAATCGGTGGTGTCGGATCATTTTCTGCAGAGGCGTTAGTACGATCAGGGGTTGGACGAATTATTCTTGTGGATAAAGACGATATTGATATCACGAATGTGAACCGCCAGATTCACGCGCTGTTGTCGACCGTCGGGAAACCTAAAGTTGATGTGATGAAAGAACGGATGATGGATATTAATCCAGACTGTGAGATCATTGCGTTAAAAATGTTTTATACGGATGAGACCTATGAAACCTTTTTCTCTTATCAACCGGATTATGTCATCGATGCATCGGATACGGTCAGTTATAAGATTCATCTCATGAAAGAGTGCCTTAACCGGAAAATACCCATTATTTCTGCAATGGGGGCTGCTAACAAAATGGATCCTTCCCGTCTGGAAATTGCGGATATTTCAGATACCCGATACGACCCATTGGCGAAAGTCATCAGAACCCGTCTTCGCAAAGAGGGTATTCACAGTGGAGTGGAAGTGGTTTACTCTGAGGAACAGCCGATTGTGATTCGTGAGGAAATCCGTCAGAAAATAGTTTCGGAACAAGCTGAAAAAGGAAGCATTCGAAAAGCCAAACTCCCGCCCTCTTCAAACGCATTTGTTCCGTCTGTTTCAGGGTTGATGATGGCAGGTCACGTCATTACCAGACTTTTGGATGGGATTTCGATTCATAGAAACAACTGA
- a CDS encoding L-lactate permease: MLFLTAISAILFPFIFLVLFRMPAKKGMLFSAIIFILLAFLVWGMDLHTLSASILEGFHRAVTILFILLGAIVLLNTLRQTGAVERINEGFRNISPDMRVQVVIVAFLFGSLIEGAAGFGTPAAVTGPLMVALGFTPLAAATTALIADSTSVSFGAVGTPVIVGLSNIEGAGAEMFQEVAIRITMMDLLVGTLVPFALVVVLTVAFGKKRGMSSIFSMLPWSLLVGFTYTISAFVYAYLFGPEFVAILASMTALAVATVTAKKKILLPKEVWQDALQDDFVVPDTKSEMSLLSAWSPYMIVVVLLLLTRIVEPIQNFTQTAIDFGWNDILGVEGVSSAWQVLYSPGAVLLLAAFISVFTQKKKLSNFVTATKQSLGTIQGAALALLPTLALVQVFTNSGMNAQDLVSMPQHIATVMAGSLGGMWLFVAPYLGLLGSFITGSATVSTLTFAPIQYSAALDTGLNVNLILGQQIAGAAAGNMICVHNVVAAAAVVGMVGKEGDIIRKTLIPALLYGLFLGIAGTIVLLII; the protein is encoded by the coding sequence GTGTTATTTTTAACAGCGATTAGTGCCATTTTATTTCCGTTCATTTTTCTTGTACTATTTCGTATGCCGGCAAAAAAAGGGATGCTGTTTAGTGCAATCATCTTTATTTTACTGGCGTTTCTGGTATGGGGGATGGATCTTCATACACTGAGTGCATCGATTTTGGAAGGTTTTCACAGAGCGGTGACAATTCTGTTTATTCTATTGGGAGCGATTGTTCTCCTGAATACGCTTAGGCAAACAGGTGCCGTTGAACGAATTAACGAAGGTTTCAGAAACATTTCACCGGATATGCGTGTACAGGTAGTCATTGTTGCATTCCTGTTCGGGAGTCTGATCGAAGGTGCTGCCGGATTTGGTACACCAGCAGCTGTCACAGGGCCTTTGATGGTTGCACTCGGTTTCACACCACTAGCGGCTGCGACTACGGCATTGATTGCCGATAGTACATCAGTATCTTTTGGAGCAGTTGGTACACCGGTTATTGTCGGCTTAAGTAACATAGAAGGTGCCGGGGCAGAGATGTTCCAGGAGGTAGCCATCCGCATCACGATGATGGATCTTCTTGTCGGTACACTCGTACCTTTCGCCCTAGTTGTGGTATTGACCGTTGCATTCGGTAAAAAGCGTGGCATGTCGTCTATCTTCTCCATGTTGCCTTGGTCTTTGCTCGTCGGGTTTACGTACACCATTTCGGCATTTGTTTACGCTTACTTGTTCGGACCGGAATTCGTTGCCATTCTGGCTTCAATGACGGCACTGGCTGTTGCAACAGTCACAGCGAAGAAGAAAATTTTGCTTCCAAAAGAAGTTTGGCAAGATGCGCTTCAGGATGACTTTGTTGTGCCGGACACGAAATCTGAAATGAGTCTCTTATCAGCATGGAGCCCGTACATGATTGTTGTCGTATTGCTCTTGTTGACGCGAATTGTTGAACCGATTCAAAACTTTACGCAAACAGCGATTGATTTCGGGTGGAATGACATTTTAGGTGTTGAGGGCGTTTCGTCAGCGTGGCAAGTGCTCTATTCACCTGGTGCTGTACTCTTATTGGCTGCCTTCATTTCTGTTTTCACCCAGAAGAAGAAACTGTCTAACTTTGTAACAGCAACGAAGCAGTCCTTGGGGACCATTCAAGGAGCGGCGTTGGCGCTCTTACCGACACTGGCCCTGGTACAGGTATTTACGAACTCAGGAATGAATGCCCAAGATCTAGTTTCCATGCCGCAGCACATTGCAACGGTAATGGCAGGATCGCTCGGCGGAATGTGGCTTTTTGTTGCACCGTACCTCGGGTTACTCGGTTCCTTTATTACAGGAAGTGCTACCGTATCCACCTTGACGTTTGCACCGATCCAATACAGTGCAGCATTGGATACAGGCCTTAATGTGAATCTGATCTTGGGTCAACAAATCGCAGGTGCAGCAGCCGGGAACATGATTTGTGTTCATAACGTTGTTGCCGCCGCTGCTGTTGTAGGAATGGTTGGTAAAGAAGGCGACATCATCCGGAAGACGTTGATTCCAGCACTTCTGTACGGACTGTTTCTTGGTATCGCAGGAACCATCGTATTGCTGATTATCTGA
- the aspS gene encoding aspartate--tRNA ligase, with protein MQERTHICGELNEMHIGETVILQGWVKRRRDLGELIFVDLRDRSGYVQIVFNGDENREAHALAEKIRSEYVIEVTGTVMKRDAENVNEKISTGTIEINVTDITILNKAKGLPFMIEDEQEINEDVRLKYRYLDLRRQKMADTMHMRYRTTKLIRDILDEEAFMEIETPILTKSTPEGARDYLVPSRVHGGSFYALPQSPQLFKQLLMVSGFERYYQIARCFRDEDLRADRQPEFTQVDIEASFMGKEAMLSMMEKMMIQLVKTLKGADVQAPFPRLTYHEAMERFGSDKPDLRFGMELKNVSELVKDSSFKVFSGTVERGDVVKGICVKGIGPDNSRKDLDNLSAFAEIYGAKGLAWLKVEDDGELKGPIAKFFNDEKSKALIDIFDASTDDVLLFVADKRKVANDVLGNLRNKFAKELKLFDPKDFNFLWVTEFPLLSYDEEMGRYMAEHHPFTRPVAADEALLTESPEKVRAEAYDLVLNGYELGGGSQRIYERDLQEKMFSALGFTDEEAKSQFGFLLDAFEYGTPPHGGIALGLDRLVMILAERTNLRDTIAFPKTASANCLLTNAPSGVSDAQLDELKLAVKDQKPADS; from the coding sequence ATGCAGGAGCGCACACACATCTGTGGGGAATTAAATGAAATGCATATTGGGGAAACGGTAATTTTACAAGGCTGGGTAAAGCGGCGCCGTGACCTGGGAGAACTGATTTTTGTTGACTTGAGAGACCGTTCCGGGTACGTCCAGATCGTTTTTAATGGTGATGAGAACCGGGAAGCTCATGCGCTCGCGGAAAAAATACGCAGCGAGTACGTGATTGAAGTGACAGGCACCGTTATGAAACGGGATGCTGAGAATGTGAATGAGAAGATCTCTACAGGGACGATTGAAATTAACGTCACGGACATCACGATCTTGAATAAAGCAAAGGGCCTTCCTTTCATGATTGAGGATGAGCAGGAGATCAATGAAGATGTGAGGCTGAAATACCGGTATCTGGATTTGAGAAGACAGAAAATGGCAGATACCATGCATATGCGTTACAGAACGACAAAACTTATCCGCGATATTCTCGATGAAGAGGCGTTTATGGAGATCGAAACGCCGATTCTGACGAAGAGCACACCGGAAGGTGCGCGGGATTATTTGGTGCCTTCCCGTGTTCACGGCGGTTCGTTTTATGCATTACCGCAGTCTCCGCAGCTTTTTAAACAATTGCTGATGGTCTCCGGTTTTGAGCGTTACTATCAGATTGCCCGATGTTTTCGTGATGAGGATCTCAGAGCAGACCGGCAGCCGGAATTCACGCAGGTGGATATCGAAGCCTCCTTCATGGGTAAGGAAGCGATGCTCTCCATGATGGAAAAGATGATGATCCAACTCGTAAAGACCTTAAAGGGGGCCGATGTGCAGGCGCCTTTCCCGCGTTTGACCTACCATGAAGCGATGGAACGTTTCGGTTCCGATAAACCGGATTTACGATTCGGTATGGAATTAAAGAATGTATCTGAACTGGTGAAAGATTCGTCATTTAAGGTCTTTTCCGGAACCGTTGAACGTGGTGATGTAGTGAAAGGGATCTGCGTGAAAGGGATTGGACCGGACAATTCCCGCAAAGACCTCGATAATCTGTCCGCGTTTGCAGAAATCTATGGCGCGAAAGGACTTGCCTGGTTGAAGGTTGAAGATGATGGTGAATTGAAAGGCCCGATAGCCAAGTTCTTCAATGACGAAAAGTCAAAAGCGCTGATCGATATCTTCGATGCTTCAACTGATGATGTGCTGTTATTCGTGGCGGATAAACGAAAAGTAGCAAATGATGTCCTCGGAAACCTGCGAAATAAATTTGCAAAAGAGTTGAAGCTGTTCGACCCGAAAGACTTCAACTTCCTTTGGGTGACGGAATTCCCGCTGCTCTCTTATGATGAGGAGATGGGTCGTTATATGGCTGAGCATCATCCATTCACACGACCTGTTGCAGCTGACGAGGCGCTTTTGACAGAATCGCCCGAAAAGGTTCGTGCAGAAGCATATGACCTGGTTTTGAACGGCTATGAACTTGGCGGCGGTTCCCAGCGTATTTATGAACGTGACCTTCAGGAGAAGATGTTTTCGGCACTCGGTTTTACCGATGAAGAAGCAAAATCCCAGTTTGGGTTCCTGCTCGATGCCTTTGAATACGGTACTCCTCCTCATGGCGGCATCGCTTTAGGTCTTGACCGTCTTGTCATGATCCTGGCCGAACGAACGAACCTGCGTGATACAATTGCCTTTCCGAAGACGGCCAGTGCGAACTGTCTGTTAACCAATGCGCCAAGTGGTGTCAGTGATGCGCAGCTGGATGAATTGAAACTGGCCGTTAAAGACCAGAAGCCCGCTGATTCATAA